Within the Deltaproteobacteria bacterium genome, the region GTAGATAAAGGAAAAGCTCAAATAAAACCCGTAAAACTTGGCGAAACATCAGGAAATTATTATATCATTGAACAAGGCTTACAAGAAGGCAATCTGGTAATTGTCAATAACTTTTTTAGAGTTAAGCCAGGTATGCCCGTAAAAGTAGATAAAATCATTAATATTAAGAAGCAGTAAATGTTTTCCAAATTTTTCATAGATAGGCCTATATTTACCATTGTCATTTCAATAATTATTGTTTTAGCAGGCGCAATAGCTATAAAAGACCTACCTGTACAGGAGTACCCAACCGTTACACCACCCACTATTATGGTTCGAGCACAGTATCCCGGTGCAGATTCGCAAACACTTGCAAAAACAGTGGCAGCACCGCTGGAAGAGGCGATAAACGGCGTTAAAAATATGATATATATGACATCTGTAGCATCACCAAATGGTACGTTATCTATAAATGTAACATTTAAGATAGGCACAGATCCTGCTGTAGCAAAGGCAGATGTGAAT harbors:
- a CDS encoding efflux RND transporter permease subunit — protein: MFSKFFIDRPIFTIVISIIIVLAGAIAIKDLPVQEYPTVTPPTIMVRAQYPGADSQTLAKTVAAPLEEAINGVKNMIYMTSVASPNGTLSINVTFKIGTDPAVAKADVNNRIQLALNKLPEIVRRQGVAVRERTPDILKVFAFTSKN